Proteins encoded by one window of Anticarsia gemmatalis isolate Benzon Research Colony breed Stoneville strain chromosome 15, ilAntGemm2 primary, whole genome shotgun sequence:
- the LOC142978990 gene encoding uncharacterized protein LOC142978990 — translation MHRIVFFLFAISVVVTMQTTDFQDNLIQGYRSLIADIQIRTQKSREDMDTLVSQIKLLMKNEADKAINYMTVYLEQISLYFQVIIHDRKPRNGTHCKESIVKLLGENLQLADENVTLCLALGYQRVQRLPEKLNVHFETLDNLKKYSASKLFECQKQQQVGGNCSHESQDLERTVFLYETSPFPVVMAEIAIHGFKEVSDLSVCLKDIISRMMTHSVKVIGDFNRCIHNIEMPKLKYLLKFMKKYA, via the exons ATGCATCGTATCGTATTCTTCCTATTTGCGATCTCCGTCGTTGTCACCATGCAg ACGACGGATTTCCAGGATAACCTAATACAAGGTTACCGGTCGCTGATTGCGGACATTCAGATACGTACACAGAAGTCCCGGGAGGATATGGACACGCTCGTCTCCCAAATAAAACTACTCATGAAGAACGAGGCCGACAAAGCAATTAACTACATGACCGTTTATCTCGAACAGATCTCTTTGTACTTCCAA GTGATAATACACGACCGTAAGCCTCGGAACGGGACGCACTGCAAAGAGAGCATAGTAAAGCTTCTCGGGGAAAACCTGCAGCTAGCCGACGAGAATGTCACATTGTGCCTCGCCCTCGGCTACCAAAGAGTTCAGAGATTACCCG AAAAGTTGAACGTACACTTCGAAACGCTGGACAACTTGAAGAAGTATTCAGCGTCGAAGTTGTTCGAGTGTCAGAAACAGCAGCAGGTCGGCGGCAACTGTTCCCATGAGAGTCAAGACCTCGAGAGGACCGTG TTTCTGTACGAAACATCACCGTTCCCGGTGGTGATGGCAGAGATAGCGATTCACGGCTTCAAAGAGGTGTCGGACCTTAGCGTGTGCCTCAAGGACATCATTTCAAGAATGATGACACACTCTGTCAAGGTCATAGGAGACTTCAACAGATGCATCCACAATATAGAGATGcccaaacttaaatatttactcaaGTTCATGAAGAAGTATGCTTGA